The following are encoded together in the Constrictibacter sp. MBR-5 genome:
- a CDS encoding bifunctional [glutamine synthetase] adenylyltransferase/[glutamine synthetase]-adenylyl-L-tyrosine phosphorylase has protein sequence MAMFLDGIKEMPLPASAQAAATGLTAWADAARRGEDAALAARAEAVAVHPAGRALLEGIFGCSPHLTAEMTRDPAFACGLLETGPDAAFDAAMAELAALPATPLPNDAVMTALRRGKRRGSLAIALADITGTWPLERVTDALSRLAEATLDGAVARVLREAAELRGIDMPEQGDPLPDCGLIVLGMGKLGAGELNYSSDVDLILLYDEERVRTSKPDRLNQTFVRMARNLVRLMSERTADGYVFRTDLRLRPDPASTPLAMSTQAAEAYYESMGQNWERAAMLKARPVAGDRTAGEAFLQHLRPFVWRRSLDFETIRDIHSIKRQINAHRGGASIAVAGHNVKLGRGGIREIEFFAQTQQLIWGGRDPALRERATVPALAALAAAGHIDDAARDEMAEAYRYLRRVEHRLQMVADQQTHSLPAADGLTAIARFLGYADGPAFEREIRQRLETVEGHYAVLFEEEASLSGPGNLVFTGADDDPDTIETLRGMGFREPATVAGMVRGWHHGRVRPTRSVRARELLTELMPTLLGELAKTPDPDAAIRKFDAFLAGLPAGVQLFSLFHANPSLLSLVAEIMGASRHLADRLSRHPVVLDAVLTEGFFAPPPPKAEIEAELNEAFGLVGDLQDALDAARRWANDRKFQIGVQMLRGTLDPLDACRALSDVADIAIARLQAAVTADFAAQHGDFPDDGLAVVAFGKLGSRELTVTSDLDLVTVYDAPVDARSGGPRPLAAAPYHIRLTQRLVTAITSQTGEGKLYEADLRLRPAGNDGPLATHLDYLSTYERQSAWTWEHMALTRARPISGPAALQERIRALRDEVLRAERDPLRLLADVAGMRERIAKSNRTPQAWDVKHMRGGLIDVEFIAQYLILRHARAHPEVIAVETPEAFRRLAAADVLSQTAADDLVAAHALWLRTQQILRLTADERFDAEQAPEALRELISRGAGCVDFADLSERFAHYAERARSLYEEIVAGPAAEIADDTTDRTE, from the coding sequence ATGGCCATGTTCCTGGACGGCATCAAGGAAATGCCGCTGCCCGCCAGCGCGCAGGCGGCGGCGACCGGTCTCACCGCCTGGGCGGATGCGGCACGGCGGGGCGAGGATGCGGCACTGGCCGCCCGGGCCGAGGCCGTCGCCGTGCATCCGGCGGGCCGGGCGCTGCTCGAAGGCATCTTCGGCTGCAGCCCCCACCTCACCGCCGAGATGACGCGCGACCCGGCCTTCGCCTGCGGCCTGCTCGAGACCGGGCCCGATGCCGCGTTCGACGCCGCGATGGCGGAACTCGCGGCCCTGCCGGCGACGCCGCTGCCGAACGATGCCGTGATGACGGCGCTCCGCCGCGGCAAGCGACGCGGCAGCCTTGCGATCGCGCTCGCCGACATCACCGGCACCTGGCCGCTCGAACGGGTGACCGACGCCCTGAGCCGGCTCGCCGAGGCGACGCTCGACGGGGCCGTCGCCCGGGTGCTGCGGGAGGCGGCGGAGCTGCGTGGGATAGACATGCCGGAACAGGGCGACCCGCTACCGGACTGCGGGCTGATCGTGCTCGGCATGGGCAAGCTCGGCGCCGGCGAACTCAACTATTCCAGCGACGTCGACCTCATCCTTCTCTACGACGAGGAGCGGGTCCGGACGTCGAAGCCCGACCGGCTGAACCAGACCTTCGTGCGCATGGCCCGCAACCTCGTCCGCCTGATGAGCGAGCGCACCGCCGACGGCTACGTCTTCCGCACCGACCTGCGGCTGCGGCCGGACCCGGCATCGACACCGCTCGCCATGTCGACCCAGGCGGCGGAGGCTTATTACGAGAGCATGGGGCAGAACTGGGAGCGTGCCGCCATGCTGAAGGCGCGTCCGGTCGCCGGCGACCGGACTGCCGGCGAGGCCTTCCTGCAGCACCTGCGGCCGTTCGTCTGGCGCCGCAGCCTGGACTTCGAGACGATCCGCGACATCCACTCGATCAAGCGGCAGATCAACGCGCACCGCGGCGGTGCGAGCATCGCGGTCGCCGGCCACAACGTGAAGCTCGGCCGCGGCGGCATCCGCGAGATCGAGTTCTTCGCCCAGACGCAGCAACTCATCTGGGGCGGCCGCGATCCCGCCCTGCGCGAGCGCGCCACGGTGCCCGCCCTCGCCGCCCTGGCGGCGGCCGGCCATATAGACGACGCCGCGCGCGACGAGATGGCCGAGGCCTACCGTTACCTGCGCCGGGTGGAGCACCGGCTGCAGATGGTCGCCGACCAGCAGACCCACAGCCTGCCCGCCGCCGACGGCTTGACGGCGATCGCGCGCTTTCTGGGCTATGCCGACGGCCCGGCCTTTGAACGCGAGATCCGGCAGCGGCTGGAGACCGTCGAGGGACACTACGCCGTCCTGTTCGAGGAGGAAGCCTCGCTGAGCGGACCGGGGAACCTGGTCTTCACCGGCGCCGACGACGATCCCGACACGATCGAGACCCTGCGCGGCATGGGGTTCCGCGAACCCGCCACGGTCGCCGGCATGGTGCGCGGCTGGCATCACGGCCGCGTGCGGCCGACGCGTAGCGTGCGCGCCCGCGAGCTCCTGACCGAGCTGATGCCGACCCTTCTCGGCGAGCTCGCCAAGACTCCTGACCCGGACGCGGCGATCCGCAAGTTCGATGCCTTCCTGGCGGGCCTTCCGGCGGGCGTGCAGCTCTTCTCGCTGTTCCACGCCAATCCCAGCCTGCTCTCCCTCGTCGCCGAGATCATGGGCGCGTCGCGCCATCTGGCAGACCGGCTCAGCCGCCACCCGGTGGTCCTCGACGCTGTGCTGACCGAGGGCTTTTTCGCGCCACCGCCGCCGAAGGCGGAGATCGAGGCCGAACTGAACGAGGCGTTCGGGCTGGTCGGCGACCTACAGGACGCGCTGGATGCCGCGCGGCGCTGGGCCAACGACCGCAAGTTCCAGATCGGCGTGCAGATGCTGCGCGGCACGCTGGACCCGCTCGACGCCTGCCGGGCGCTCTCTGACGTCGCCGACATCGCGATCGCGCGCTTGCAGGCCGCGGTGACCGCCGATTTCGCCGCACAGCACGGCGACTTCCCCGACGACGGGCTCGCCGTCGTCGCCTTCGGCAAGCTCGGCAGCCGCGAACTCACCGTGACGTCAGACCTGGATCTGGTCACCGTCTACGATGCGCCGGTCGACGCCCGCTCCGGCGGCCCCCGCCCGCTGGCCGCGGCGCCCTATCACATCCGGCTGACCCAGCGCCTGGTCACCGCGATCACCAGCCAGACCGGCGAAGGCAAGCTCTACGAGGCCGACCTGCGGCTGCGGCCGGCCGGCAACGACGGGCCGCTGGCGACCCACCTCGACTATCTCAGCACCTACGAACGCCAGTCCGCCTGGACCTGGGAGCATATGGCGCTGACCCGGGCCCGGCCGATCAGCGGCCCAGCCGCCCTGCAGGAACGGATCAGGGCGCTGCGCGACGAGGTGCTGCGCGCCGAGCGCGACCCGTTGCGCCTGCTGGCGGACGTGGCGGGGATGCGCGAGCGGATCGCGAAGTCGAACCGCACGCCCCAGGCGTGGGACGTCAAGCACATGCGCGGCGGCCTCATCGACGTCGAGTTCATCGCGCAGTACCTGATCCTCCGGCATGCCCGCGCGCATCCGGAGGTCATCGCCGTCGAGACACCCGAAGCCTTCCGGCGCCTCGCCGCCGCCGATGTCCTGTCGCAGACGGCCGCCGACGATCTGGTCGCCGCTCACGCGCTGTGGCTCCGGACCCAGCAGATCCTGCGCCTCACCGCCGACGAGCGCTTCGATGCGGAACAGGCGCCGGAGGCGCTGCGCGAACTGATCTCCCGCGGCGCCGGCTGCGTAGACTTCGCGGATCTGAGCGAGCGTTTCGCGCACTATGCCGAACGCGCCCGCTCGCTCTACGAGGAGATCGTCGCCGGCCCGGCGGCGGAGATCGCGGACGACACCACGGACAGGACGGAGTGA
- the bcp gene encoding thioredoxin-dependent thiol peroxidase, translating to MSVEPGKPAPAFTMKTDGGGEVSLDGLRGKKVVLYFYPKDDTPGCTKEACGFRDSIADFEAANTVLIGVSPDGVASHDKFKAKYQLPFTLGSDAEHAVAEAYGSWVEKSMYGRKYMGVDRSTFLIDETGQLKAVWRKVKVPGHVEEVLAAARDG from the coding sequence ATGAGCGTCGAACCCGGCAAGCCCGCACCGGCATTCACGATGAAGACCGACGGCGGCGGCGAGGTCTCGCTGGACGGCCTGCGCGGCAAGAAGGTGGTGCTGTATTTCTACCCGAAGGACGACACCCCCGGCTGCACCAAGGAGGCCTGCGGCTTCCGCGACAGCATCGCGGATTTCGAGGCGGCCAACACGGTGCTGATCGGGGTCTCACCGGACGGCGTCGCGTCGCACGACAAGTTCAAGGCGAAGTACCAGCTGCCCTTCACGCTGGGCTCCGACGCCGAGCATGCCGTCGCCGAGGCCTACGGCTCCTGGGTCGAGAAGAGCATGTACGGCCGCAAGTATATGGGCGTCGACCGATCGACCTTCCTGATCGACGAGACCGGGCAGCTCAAGGCCGTCTGGCGCAAGGTGAAGGTGCCGGGCCATGTGGAGGAAGTGCTCGCCGCCGCACGCGACGGCTGA
- a CDS encoding FxsA family protein codes for MAYAVLLAFVAVPIIEIAIFIQVGGLIGLFPTLLIVLATAVAGTALLRSQGFRALQSARATLDRGGFPARELFDGVCILIGGVLLLTPGFFTDAVGLLLLLPPVREVLRAYAMRHVTLRPGPGMTGGFGGGGGPDPGPFGGTPGGSPWGRGAGAARDDRTGPIIEGDFDEVDPREPPRRPDDEPPRRDLPDR; via the coding sequence ATGGCATACGCAGTGCTCTTGGCGTTCGTCGCCGTACCGATCATCGAGATCGCGATTTTTATCCAGGTCGGCGGACTGATCGGCCTGTTCCCCACCCTGCTGATCGTGCTGGCCACGGCCGTCGCCGGTACGGCGCTGCTGCGATCCCAGGGCTTCCGGGCGCTGCAGAGTGCCCGCGCCACCCTGGACCGCGGGGGATTTCCGGCGCGTGAGCTGTTCGACGGGGTGTGCATCCTGATCGGCGGCGTGCTGCTGCTGACGCCGGGCTTCTTCACCGATGCCGTCGGCCTGCTTCTGCTGCTGCCGCCGGTTCGCGAGGTACTGCGAGCCTATGCGATGCGGCACGTCACTCTGCGGCCGGGGCCGGGCATGACGGGCGGCTTCGGCGGCGGTGGCGGCCCCGACCCGGGGCCCTTCGGCGGTACCCCCGGCGGCAGCCCCTGGGGGCGGGGGGCGGGGGCAGCGCGTGACGACCGCACCGGGCCGATCATCGAAGGCGACTTCGACGAGGTCGATCCGCGGGAGCCGCCGCGCCGGCCCGACGACGAGCCGCCCCGGCGGGACCTGCCGGACCGCTAG
- a CDS encoding Tim44/TimA family putative adaptor protein: protein MEGGFPFVDIIFFAMVAAFLVLRLRSVLGRRTGNERPRNAGYGKPAADSRANDNVVALPDRSKSTVAADSPAAAGLAQIKIAAPAFSEAEFLKGARAAFEMIVTAFANGDRDTLRPLTSGEVYANLESVIREREAAGHALDSTLVGVKSVDIVGAGIDEREAHITVKFVSEQVNVTRDGEGEVVSGRTDLVDEVTDIWTFARDIRSQDPNWYLIATRTPE from the coding sequence ATGGAAGGCGGATTTCCCTTCGTCGACATCATCTTCTTCGCGATGGTCGCCGCCTTTCTTGTGCTGCGCCTGCGGAGTGTGCTCGGCCGTCGTACCGGCAACGAGCGGCCCCGCAACGCCGGCTATGGGAAACCTGCCGCCGACTCGCGAGCGAACGACAATGTGGTCGCGCTGCCGGACCGCAGCAAGTCGACCGTCGCGGCCGATTCTCCCGCGGCGGCCGGGCTGGCCCAGATCAAGATCGCCGCACCCGCCTTCAGCGAAGCCGAGTTCCTCAAGGGCGCCCGCGCGGCGTTCGAGATGATCGTCACCGCCTTCGCCAACGGCGATCGCGACACCCTGCGGCCGCTCACCAGCGGCGAGGTCTATGCCAATCTGGAGAGCGTCATCCGTGAGCGTGAAGCCGCGGGACATGCGCTCGATTCCACCCTGGTGGGCGTGAAGTCGGTGGACATCGTCGGTGCCGGCATCGACGAACGCGAGGCGCACATCACCGTGAAGTTCGTCTCCGAGCAGGTGAACGTCACCCGTGACGGCGAGGGCGAGGTGGTCTCCGGCCGCACCGATCTGGTCGACGAGGTGACGGACATCTGGACCTTCGCGCGCGACATCCGCTCGCAGGATCCCAACTGGTACCTGATCGCCACCCGCACGCCCGAATAG
- a CDS encoding murein transglycosylase A, with product MPFAIRGLRRLAALSLLCLAVACGREQQTETTAPEQPDRLTLAAVGFDALPGWGADDPRKALGAFLRSCSRMAGLPADRAMGDLREFGSAGRWQAICREAAAAKPADAAAARRFFEDRFRPWRAANGDEAEGLFTGYYEPELRGSRTRQGPYTIPLMKRPPDLVTVDLGAFRDSLKGERIAGRIVDGALRPYADRAAIETGALDGRGLELLWVDDPVAAFFLHIQGSGRVVLPDGGAVRVGYAAQNGHRYFAVGRDLIERGAVAKEDMSLQAIRDWMRANPDEAPALMRRNPSYVFFRELSGEGPIGAQGAPLTPGRSLAVDPRFVPYGVPVWLDADHPLTDDRPIRRLLVAQDTGGAIRGPVRGDLFWGAGAEAEAAAGRMKSRGGYYLLLPK from the coding sequence ATGCCGTTCGCGATCCGGGGGCTGCGGCGCCTCGCGGCGCTGTCGCTTCTGTGTCTCGCCGTCGCCTGCGGCAGGGAGCAGCAGACCGAGACGACCGCCCCCGAACAACCGGACCGGCTGACGCTGGCGGCCGTCGGCTTTGACGCCCTTCCGGGCTGGGGCGCCGACGATCCCCGCAAGGCGCTCGGCGCCTTCCTCCGCTCCTGCAGCCGCATGGCCGGCCTGCCCGCCGACCGCGCGATGGGCGACCTGCGCGAGTTCGGCAGCGCCGGCCGGTGGCAGGCGATCTGTCGCGAGGCCGCGGCCGCGAAGCCCGCCGACGCCGCAGCGGCCCGCCGCTTCTTCGAGGATCGCTTCCGCCCCTGGCGTGCGGCGAACGGCGACGAGGCCGAAGGACTGTTCACCGGCTATTACGAGCCGGAGCTGCGCGGATCGCGGACCCGGCAGGGTCCCTACACGATCCCCCTCATGAAGCGCCCGCCGGATCTCGTGACCGTCGATCTCGGCGCCTTCCGCGACAGCCTCAAGGGCGAGCGGATTGCGGGCCGCATCGTCGACGGCGCGCTCCGCCCCTATGCAGACCGGGCTGCGATCGAGACCGGCGCTCTCGACGGGCGCGGCCTCGAACTGCTCTGGGTGGACGACCCGGTCGCGGCCTTCTTCCTGCACATCCAGGGGTCGGGTCGCGTCGTGCTTCCCGACGGCGGCGCGGTGCGGGTCGGCTACGCCGCGCAGAACGGCCATCGCTACTTCGCGGTGGGTCGCGACCTGATCGAGCGCGGTGCCGTCGCCAAGGAAGACATGTCGCTCCAGGCCATCCGCGACTGGATGCGCGCCAACCCCGACGAAGCGCCCGCCCTGATGCGGCGCAATCCGTCCTACGTCTTCTTCCGCGAGCTGTCGGGCGAGGGTCCGATCGGCGCGCAGGGCGCCCCCCTCACCCCCGGCCGCAGCCTCGCCGTGGATCCGCGCTTCGTACCCTATGGCGTGCCGGTCTGGCTGGACGCCGACCATCCACTGACGGACGACCGCCCGATCCGCCGCCTGCTGGTCGCCCAGGACACCGGCGGCGCGATCCGGGGCCCCGTCCGCGGCGACCTGTTTTGGGGCGCCGGCGCCGAGGCCGAGGCCGCCGCCGGGCGCATGAAGTCGCGCGGCGGCTACTACCTCCTGCTGCCGAAGTGA
- a CDS encoding glutathione S-transferase family protein — protein MSVRYHLVSSITUPWVQRAVIALRAKGVAFETTYIDLRDKPDWFLRISPHGKVPVLRVDDVPLFESNAIAEYLDETVSPRLHPEDPLKRARNRAWTDFVPDFARALSGVYYATSEAAMQEGLKSAPSALGRVEKALAEERGNDGPYFNGERLSLVDAAYAPFLQRFGLVERRLQSGLLGPFALIRAWSEALLADETVRGSVPDGFEEAFVATLTRRGAHAATLLR, from the coding sequence GTGAGCGTTCGCTATCATCTGGTGAGTTCGATCACCTGACCCTGGGTACAGCGGGCCGTGATTGCCCTGCGTGCCAAAGGGGTCGCCTTCGAGACGACCTATATCGACCTTCGCGACAAGCCGGACTGGTTCCTGCGAATCTCGCCGCACGGCAAGGTCCCCGTGCTTCGGGTCGACGACGTCCCGCTCTTCGAATCCAACGCCATCGCCGAATATCTCGACGAGACGGTGTCGCCGCGGCTGCACCCGGAGGATCCACTGAAGCGGGCCCGCAACCGGGCCTGGACGGACTTCGTGCCCGACTTCGCACGTGCCCTGAGCGGCGTCTACTACGCCACCTCCGAGGCGGCGATGCAGGAAGGGCTGAAGTCTGCGCCATCGGCCCTCGGGCGGGTAGAGAAGGCGTTGGCGGAGGAGCGGGGCAACGACGGCCCCTACTTCAACGGCGAGCGGTTGAGTCTCGTCGATGCCGCCTACGCGCCGTTCCTGCAGCGCTTCGGTCTGGTCGAGCGGCGGCTGCAGAGCGGCCTGCTCGGCCCGTTCGCGCTGATCCGCGCCTGGTCGGAAGCGCTGCTTGCCGACGAAACCGTCCGCGGCTCCGTGCCGGACGGCTTCGAGGAGGCCTTCGTCGCGACGCTTACGCGGCGCGGCGCCCACGCCGCGACCCTGCTCCGCTGA